In Gemmatimonadaceae bacterium, one DNA window encodes the following:
- a CDS encoding threonine synthase, with protein MTWSLHCSVCPYSQADGSRLASLCPDCGQPLMVSYAKPVSRSAVGTDASLWRYRAALPLLDTEQPVSLGEGMTPQVELPHLAREIGVRRLWVKDEGINPTASFKARGLMMAVTRAKHLGLPGVCVPTAGNAGIALAAYAAAAQMPCRIYAPDTTPPPILGSIRALGADLQTVPGHIGDAGKATMAFAKESGYFNVATVREPYRVEGMKTMGYEVADQLGWRLPDAIVYPTGGGEGTIGIWKAINEMIGWGWLPADTAKPRMFIAQAAGCAPLVRAFAAGEEKATPWENPSTHASGLRVPGPLGDRLTLKALRESKGDAEAVSEERIKASTFLLASRSGIDAAPEGGAALEATRQLVSSGRLAADAEVVVFNTGSGASYRW; from the coding sequence ATGACCTGGTCCCTCCACTGCAGCGTCTGCCCCTACTCCCAGGCTGACGGCAGCCGCCTCGCCTCGCTTTGCCCCGATTGCGGGCAGCCGCTCATGGTTTCGTATGCGAAGCCTGTGTCTCGCTCAGCCGTTGGCACCGATGCCTCGCTGTGGCGATACCGTGCAGCGCTTCCGCTGCTGGATACGGAGCAACCGGTCTCCCTCGGCGAGGGGATGACTCCGCAGGTCGAGTTGCCGCACTTGGCGCGCGAGATCGGCGTGCGGCGGCTGTGGGTAAAGGACGAGGGCATCAACCCGACGGCGAGCTTCAAGGCGCGCGGCCTCATGATGGCGGTGACGCGGGCCAAGCATCTCGGCCTGCCGGGCGTGTGCGTGCCCACGGCCGGCAATGCCGGCATCGCGTTGGCGGCCTATGCGGCCGCGGCCCAGATGCCGTGCCGGATCTACGCACCCGACACCACGCCGCCGCCGATCCTGGGCTCGATACGTGCGCTGGGGGCCGATCTGCAGACGGTGCCGGGACATATCGGTGACGCCGGCAAGGCAACGATGGCCTTCGCGAAGGAGAGCGGCTACTTCAACGTCGCTACGGTGCGCGAGCCGTATCGCGTGGAAGGGATGAAGACGATGGGCTACGAGGTCGCGGACCAGCTCGGTTGGCGGTTGCCGGATGCGATCGTGTATCCCACGGGCGGTGGCGAGGGGACGATCGGAATCTGGAAGGCCATCAATGAGATGATCGGCTGGGGCTGGCTGCCGGCAGACACGGCCAAGCCGCGGATGTTCATCGCGCAGGCGGCCGGCTGTGCGCCGCTGGTGCGGGCCTTCGCAGCGGGTGAGGAGAAGGCGACGCCGTGGGAGAATCCGTCCACGCACGCGAGTGGCCTTCGTGTTCCGGGCCCGCTCGGCGACCGGCTCACCTTGAAGGCGTTGCGTGAGAGCAAGGGCGACGCCGAGGCCGTTTCTGAGGAGCGGATCAAGGCGAGCACGTTTCTGCTGGCCTCGCGCTCTGGTATTGACGCGGCGCCAGAGGGCGGCGCGGCGCTCGAGGCCACGCGCCAGTTGGTTTCGTCTGGGCGGCTCGCTGCGGACGCCGAGGTTGTGGTGTTCAACACTGGCTCCGGGGCGAGTTACCGCTGGTAG
- a CDS encoding group II truncated hemoglobin, translating into MGPENLPYALIGGEAGVRQLVERFYDLMDTSPEAADVRALHAASLKASREKLFLYLSGWLGGPQLYVEKYGHPMLRARHLPFAIGRREVEQWLWCMERAIAAGDMPDELRVFLMERLRPLAGHMLNR; encoded by the coding sequence ATTGGCCCAGAGAACCTGCCCTACGCCTTGATCGGCGGCGAAGCCGGCGTCCGCCAACTTGTGGAGCGCTTCTACGACCTGATGGACACCTCGCCCGAGGCCGCCGACGTGCGCGCCCTCCACGCCGCGAGCCTCAAGGCCTCACGCGAGAAGCTCTTCCTCTACCTCAGCGGCTGGCTCGGCGGCCCGCAACTCTATGTCGAGAAGTACGGCCACCCGATGCTCCGAGCGCGGCACCTGCCCTTTGCGATTGGCCGGCGTGAGGTCGAGCAGTGGCTCTGGTGCATGGAGCGCGCCATTGCTGCCGGCGATATGCCCGATGAGCTGCGCGTGTTTCTGATGGAGAGACTGCGCCCGTTGGCTGGGCATATGCTCAATAGATAG